One window of the Camelina sativa cultivar DH55 chromosome 1, Cs, whole genome shotgun sequence genome contains the following:
- the LOC104793600 gene encoding C-Myc-binding protein homolog, with translation MMRYKEEKEVKKEAFRKYLESSGVLDSLTKVLVSLYEQNDKPSSALEFIQQKLGGPSVSEYEKLQAEKSDLQIKYNELLAKHQETLRELGEVKNLHSRNSSKDDADEPETREDQPTTLVTPQH, from the exons GAGAAAGAGGTTAAGAAGGAAGCTTTCAGGAAGTATCTGGAGTCAAGTGGAGTTCTTGATTCACTCACCAAAG TTCTCGTTTCTCTATATGAGCAGAATGACAAGCCTTCCTCTGCTCTAGA attcatTCAACAAAAGCTAGGTGGTCCATCTGTTTCTGAGTATGAGAAGCTTCAAGCTGAGAAGTCTGATCTGCAAATAAAGTACAATGAGCTTTTGGCTAAACATCAAGAAACCCTGAGAGAG TTAGGTGAGGTTAAGAACTTGCATTCACGAAACTCTTCCAAAGATGATGCAGACGAACCTGAGACCCGTGAAGACCAACCCACGACTCTTGTCACTCCTCAACACTAA